One window of the Cardiocondyla obscurior isolate alpha-2009 linkage group LG05, Cobs3.1, whole genome shotgun sequence genome contains the following:
- the LOC139102797 gene encoding protein FAM200A-like: protein MESACHKNNIIKNTSSSSESKTHIDNLKEYEETNTELCTEHNETFLSFDDRKKIAEIRYAALIADKNISFDTAEIILNYFQDVGKDPDVLKNETSDITNEKWMTFHVRYVDPETLNIHSQLVKLINLDAKDCSAKKLFNAFKTEMWKLKIPFQNIVALSCDNAAVMKGKNLSFKTQLEKINSKVLTLSCPCHSIALVANAACDKIPHVYEDFIKKMAYYVNSSPKRSAIFREFCNCFQETSHKLLRLCETRWLSRHMCIERILESWDTIKHFLTDMIVNEKSSVAENLKCTMQIETRIHLLHPKLMHLLIQLCENFLKQEVLKNVLNVTFSLNENQKPLENITLGSDCEEYLDDLSNNGHADEANIIRKNCLEFYVTAAEQICKKLPINNKFLFKLKVFQHAALFDAHRDITFNDVSFVAETIGGFDKNGLKNEWSKIHLDFTDAEKQHLATLNFDNMWKEIFKSKNNIQRYENLKSLINTVRTFPNSNADSERVFSFLTDIKTKKRNQLSSASVNAICVKSALRTKKQNILNMSIDENHIALMSTDNLYAKHCIKKKSTLTLYSAYDNDDNNAVASSSNNNEIVTAVISTDHSYAKR from the exons ATGGAATCTGCATGCcataagaataatataataaagaatacatCAAGTAGTTCCG AATCCAAAACGcacattgataatttaaaagagtATGAAGAAACAAACACAGAGTTATGCACAGAACataatgaaacatttttatctttcgatgatcgaaaaaaaatagcggaaATTCGATATGCCGCGTTAATTgctgacaaaaatatttcatttgatACTGCTGAAAtaattctgaattattttcaagatgtAGGGAAAGATCCCGATGTCTTGAAAA atgaaacGTCAGATATTACAAATGAAAAATGGATGACGTTTCACGTTCGATACGTTGATCcagaaacattaaatattcattcacaattggtaaaattaataaatttagatgcAAAAGATTGCAgtgcaaagaaattatttaatgcttttaaaacagaaatgtGGAAATTGAAAATTCCATTTCAAAACATTGTTGCTTTATCATGCGATAATGCAGCTGTAATGAAAgggaaaaatttatcatttaaaacacagcttgaaaaaataaattcaaaagtaTTAACTCTTTCATGTCCATGTCATTCTATTGCGTTAGTTGCAAATGCTGCATGTGATAAAATACCTCATGTTTACgaggattttattaaaaaaatggcaTATTATGTTAATAGTAGTCCTAAGCGCTCAGCAATttttcgtgaattttgcaaTTGCTTTCAAGAAACGAGCCACAAACTTTTAAGATTATGTGAAACGCGATGGCTTTCTCGTCATATGTGTATTGAAAGAATTTTAGAGTCTTGGGATACTATAAAACATTTCTTGACTGACATGATTGTGAATGAGAAATCGAGTGTagctgaaaatttaaaatgtactaTGCAAA TTGAAACAAGAATACATCTCTTGCATCCAAAATTAATGCATCTTTTGATTCAATtgtgtgaaaattttttaaaacaagaggtattaaaaaatgtacttaatgttacattttctttaaatgaaaatcaaaaacctcttgaaaatattactttaggATCAGATTGTGAAGAATATCTAGATGATTTATCTAATAACGGACACGCGGATGAagcaaatattataagaaaaaattgtttagaattttatgttactGCAGCGgaacaaatttgtaaaaaattaccaataaataataaatttttatttaaattaaaagtcttCCAACATGCAGCGTTATTTGATGCTCACAGAGACATTACGTTTAATGACGTTTCTTTTGTTGCTGAAACCATCGGTGGTTTTGACAAGAACGGTTTGAAAAATGAATGGtctaaaatacatttagatTTTACAGATGCAGAGAAACAGCATCTCGCAACATTAAACTTTGATAATAtgtggaaagaaatttttaaaagtaaaaataacatacagagatatgaaaatttaaaatcactTATTAATACAGTTAGAACATTTCCAAATTCTAATGCCGATTCTGAAAgagtattttcatttttaacagatataaaaacgaaaaaacgtAATCAACTTTCTTCGGCTAGTGTTAATGCTATTTGTGTAAAATCTGCATTacgaacaaaaaaacaaaatattttaaatatgagtATAGATGAGAATCACATAGCTTTAATGTCCACAGACAATTTGTACGCTaaacattgtattaaaaaaaaaagtactttaaCATTGTATTCCGCATACGACAATGATGACAATAATGCTGTTGCATCTTcatctaataataatgaaatagtCACAGCTGTAATATCCACAGATCATTCGTACGCTAAACgttaa